A section of the Nitrospira sp. genome encodes:
- a CDS encoding hemerythrin domain-containing protein yields the protein MARAAGFVSTVFEMLKEDHDKVKKLFEDFESAEGRERGEIAKTAIQELEIHADLEERLIYPAIRAELDDADMMNEAVEEHHLVHVLIAELKKLKSGDEKFQAKFSVLSELVKHHIQEEEDEMFPKAEACDIDWESLEATVLKRKETLMAKASGRKTGARHPGKPLDRRPCRRGPTRGGLCHAQRSFQAGE from the coding sequence ATGGCACGAGCGGCAGGATTCGTTTCGACGGTTTTCGAAATGCTGAAAGAGGATCACGACAAGGTCAAGAAGCTGTTTGAGGATTTCGAATCGGCGGAGGGGCGAGAGCGGGGCGAGATCGCAAAAACGGCGATCCAGGAGCTGGAAATCCATGCCGACCTGGAAGAACGCTTGATTTATCCCGCTATTCGGGCGGAACTCGATGACGCAGACATGATGAACGAGGCGGTGGAGGAACATCACCTCGTCCATGTGCTCATCGCTGAGCTGAAGAAACTCAAATCGGGGGACGAGAAATTTCAGGCCAAGTTCAGCGTGCTCAGCGAACTGGTGAAGCATCACATCCAGGAAGAAGAGGATGAAATGTTTCCGAAAGCCGAAGCATGCGACATCGACTGGGAATCTCTGGAGGCAACGGTCCTCAAGCGCAAGGAAACGTTGATGGCCAAAGCATCCGGTCGAAAAACCGGCGCCCGCCATCCAGGAAAACCACTCGATAGACGACCATGCCGGCGAGGGCCAACCAGGGGAGGACTGTGCCATGCCCAAAGATCGTTCCAAGCGGGAGAATGA
- a CDS encoding endonuclease/exonuclease/phosphatase family protein, whose product MHLRVASYNIHRAIGRDGRYEPGRILRVAQELNADIIALQEVDFPRQDHAPIAPWLAQKTGMIAIGGPVWSREGVGYGNALLSRYPVDRVRRWDLSVGRHEPRGALDVELTICGRTVHVLNTHLGLWPRERPQQADRLLELLALSRRDLTILMGDLNEWHVWGKSLRGLRRVFGSPAAPVTFPARWPVLALDRIWIFPAQALLTVEAHDTPRSRLASDHLPVKADIYLP is encoded by the coding sequence ATGCATCTGCGGGTAGCCTCCTACAATATCCATCGCGCTATCGGACGGGACGGGCGATATGAGCCCGGTCGCATCCTGCGTGTGGCGCAAGAACTCAATGCGGACATCATTGCTTTGCAGGAAGTTGATTTTCCAAGGCAGGACCACGCTCCTATTGCGCCGTGGCTGGCGCAGAAAACCGGGATGATAGCCATCGGCGGACCTGTGTGGTCACGGGAAGGTGTGGGGTATGGCAACGCGCTGCTGAGCCGGTACCCGGTGGATCGGGTACGGCGATGGGATCTCTCAGTGGGTCGGCACGAACCGAGGGGCGCGCTGGATGTCGAGCTCACAATCTGCGGCCGAACGGTTCACGTGCTCAATACCCACCTGGGACTGTGGCCTCGCGAACGACCGCAACAAGCGGATCGATTGTTGGAACTCCTGGCACTCAGCCGGCGTGATCTCACTATTTTGATGGGAGACCTGAATGAGTGGCACGTATGGGGAAAATCCTTGCGAGGTTTGCGTCGGGTGTTCGGTTCCCCGGCTGCCCCGGTCACCTTTCCCGCTCGATGGCCGGTGTTGGCGCTGGACCGGATCTGGATCTTTCCCGCTCAGGCGCTACTCACAGTGGAAGCGCACGATACTCCCCGGAGCCGACTGGCCTCAGACCATCTGCCGGTCAAGGCCGACATTTACCTTCCTTGA